The DNA window TACGTGCACATGCGTGTCCGCATGTGCGCAGTTTGTGTCTGCGCGAGCTACTTGTGGTTCCTCTGGATGTGTAGAGTGGAATCGTCAAAGAGAGGATTCTTCACCTCCATCTCTCCAGTctagagaaggagagaaacagagtaaACAGGAGAaacaagacacacacagtcacacacaccttgtCTTCTAAAGCAAACGCTCACACTCACAACTAATCTGCTGAGGCGAATGTGTCCACATACCCACTTGCTATCTACTGATTAtgctcgtgcacacacacgcacgtacacacacacacacacacacacacacacacacacacacacacacaatactctTAAGAGTGTCTCCAGCTGAATTCTAATATGGCAGTTAGGAGGGGGGAGATTAAAGGGACGCGTGCGGACACTCACCGGTGCCAGCCCCGGGCACTCGTACACGGTGAAGTCTCCGTCCTCGTTCTCCTCGTCCGACGTGGTTCCTGACTCGGGAATCTTGGGCTCGTCTCGGTGTCTGAGAAATTGAAAGGAAATGAAGTCATCTTTTTTAGGATACTACAATGGCTGCTATAAATAATTCtacaatttaatatattttgtacattttgaacaCCGGGGTGAGTATAAACAGGCTGACAGCTCTATTATAGCCATGGATCGCTGTGTTGGCATAAACGTGCACTTCCCGAGATATAGTTCTCCCGTATACATCATGATGAAAGGAGGGGAGTCTTATTGTGAAAATGGTGTCAGGTCCTGTCAGAAtgagataaagagaaaaatcTACAGAAGGATAGAGAAATGGTGATAAACAGATAGAGATGGTAGGAGATGGATGGCAaaggacaaagagacagagaaggagaggggggggactCACTTCTCCAGGGACAACATCTGCTGCTTCTGATGCTGGTAGTGATACATTTGGGCACTCTGAGCAAGCTTCTTATCACCAGGCTGTAGATGAGAGGTCACAGACAAAGGTCATAAATCTCCATGGATTATTCTGTAATATTATGCTTGTACTATTTTTGGTGGCTGTGTCCATGAACATGTACTAATAATCATATATACGATTGCCCAAAATATACCTGGCCAAGAAAACAACTCTGGCCTTCTTAGTCATCAGATCTGAATCCAGTTGAAGATTTATACGCATCCTGGAGTCATGTATGAGGTAGTGTTTTCTACTTTCATCACCCCAATGTGACTTGACTGCCTTTATTGTGGAAGAGTGGCACAGTCCTCCTGCAGACTCTATGCTACAATGCCTATGCATACTGGCCCAACACCCGATTAAGTGACTTCacatttgtgtttacattttaggcTTGCTGCATGTGCTCATTTATGCTAATATAGTATGGGCTGGCTCCCAGGGTAAGTCAAGAAAGTGGCATACAACCAGTCTTAtaatattctgaaataaaagtagtattatattctgtaaatataaGCCATGACAGtggaaaatgtttaaatgcactgaactgaactgagagaGGTCGTACGTTTCACAGCTTTTTCCGTAATGCTTCACTGGCCCCGATTCTCTCTCACGCTGCCAAGAATATCCCAATCTGCTGCCTCATTTTCATAGAACCATGGCCATAATGACACATTATCCTTTTATTggattctttatttttgtaatagtACAGTGTGCCCCCTTTTCAGCTGTCTGTTGTACTCACCAGGGTATTGTCAAAGGAGTGGGGCGCCATCACGTTGAATGCTGGGTACTCCACCTTCTGTGCGAGGTGCATCTCCCTCTGTAATCTGGTGGGGGTGACATCATTGCTTTATGACAACATGCACTTGAGGACAATACACATTAAGAAAGATGCACCAACCAGTATGAACTCAAATCACCAAGAAAACTAGGAGGCAGATTTTGGAAATGTACTTTTCCAGCATTTAAGTTGCAAAAGTAAAGTCTGAAGTATCCAATACCTCAGGCTAAGATACAGTAATGCTcgccaaaaaaaagttttgaaaaaaagtttttttttaaagtcacaaaGTCATGCAGAACTGAGCTCTGCCAAAAACCAAACTATTTATGTAAGCAGTTCAATAGCAGAGGTATCAACTGTGAGGCTCAAAATCCATCCTTAAAAGCACTCCTCAAGGACGAAGAACATcctaaatgcatattttatagggTGTTCAAGACTTCAGGCTTGTGCAGGGAGAGCTTGTAAAAGTTTCCATTTTTGTAGCTAGATCACGGGTGGCCAAccccggtcctggggagccgcagggtctgcgggtttttgttttgaccttaaatacaacaaccacttagacaaaagaaaccagatgaggtgagttaagtgtgtaatcaactgctttaattgatcaattaagtaccgagtgaaaacaaagaccagcagaccctgcaactctccaggacctgggttagCCACCCCTGAGCTAGATGATAAATAATTACAGCGACAGAGATGAGAGTAATTTTCTACAGATACTCACGAAAGCACACTAAATTTTACTATCAGTACCAGGCCACAAGCCACAAAAATGGCAATGTCCCATCCCAATACTAAGCTAAGCAGAGCATGTGCAATGATAATACGACTAGGGAAAAGTTAAAACCGTACTGAacatagaaaaaacaaaactaggTATTTCTGTGTTAACTTACCTGACCCAACAAACACCGGCCAAGATCAAGGCAACTGTTCCCATGATGATACACACACCAATCATAACTGCGCAGAATGGGTCCGATGGAAGGAGtgaaacagagcacagagaagagAATACATTTGTTTAGCAGAGGTAAGACCAGCCCGGTCATTTTAGACCATTATAGGCTAGTGTAAAAACGTGGAGGGATGATCAGTACACCACTCACAAGTGCAActgggcatgctgggtaatccatttttaaagttaaagaGTAACAAAGAGCCAATCGCAGCTCTGCCACAAGAAATCCATTAAGTCTGAATGACCTGCATACAGGCAATTCCTTCAAGAACTGATACATTTCCTGCTTCAGcatgatagttttttttttgagaagtttagcattttttcttCTATGGGCTACCCACAAtattaaaaaggtttttaaacatTGAGTAATTGTTGTTTAAAAAGGCAGAGAAACTTAAAGCTGTGATAAATTTGTTTCTCAAACTAAAAGTCAAACCACAAAATGGGTTAAATGATGACCTTAAATGACCATTAATGCCCATTCTCCAGACCGCTTAGCCTGTGTGCAGTTTGCCTGACCACTAAATCCTCAACAAATTGATTGCTAATTTAGTTTTCTTTGAAAAGGGGTTTCGTAAACCTAAAGTTAACCTAAACTTGAAGTCCATGCAGTCTGATAAATGAACCAGACTCACTTTAATCTCAATTAAATCACACATATACATTGTTTTAACCCCAAGCTTCAGCTGACCAATCAAACTGGCTCGTGTACTGGGTCGCCTCCCTCCAATCATGTTGTGTGATCAAAGGGGCCAGCTCAGGCTCTCCAGTCCCACCATGGTACACATTTATCCAATTTTAATACAAAACACCATTACTTAGGATGAGACAATTGAGAAATCCATAACAGGAATACGCACCAACAAGAAGACTGTCCTTGGACAGGTTAGGGACAGGGACCGCCACAGGACTGATCCGGGCCTCGGGCTGATCCAAAGCTGCGGTCTGGGGGGGTGGAGTCGCTGGGCTGGTTGTCTTGGGAAGCCCCACAGTAACGTGGGCAACAGTAACATGGGCAACAGTCTTCCGTTTGGGGGCATCTTGCTTGGATTTGTGGGTCTTTGGAGgttctgagaaagagagattggGAGTCCTTCTATTTAATACAATATGTATTCAAAAAGCTTTGCTTTTATATGTGCTGGCAACCTGACACAGTAACAGTAAGCTTAATTGTAGCCGTAAACAGTGAAAACATGCAATTAAACAGTTATGCATCTTATACACAAACAGGCAAAACGTGCTTATGTTATTATTACTACCCCTTCTGTAGGTGCAACTACTAATTGCACATAAAATAATAGACATTATAATGCCATTACCCCAATACCACCCGAAATGTAGGGAATAGCCATTCTGCCTCAGTGTTCACTGCTtattcacacagctggatactttttcagaaaaaaatgtgtcagatacatgaaaactgtaaaatgaaaaacgaTACTCAGACAGAATGTGATTCACCTTCACAGTGAGGTTGCACCTTGAATGCCTGAATTAAACTCCTACGAACACAAATCTGCAAAGCTGTGCAGTTGAAATCCTATGAAGCACacttgtgtgcgtatgt is part of the Anguilla anguilla isolate fAngAng1 chromosome 10, fAngAng1.pri, whole genome shotgun sequence genome and encodes:
- the npdc1b gene encoding neural proliferation differentiation and control protein 1, encoding MLSLRRGVEGRPPASVLLWAFLCATLIDINASVPVDKCPRTLDCTLEGRHFCQPGSTRCGPCLAPFEEDEEGKCVARKRRGHFGKINSRPELDEEIDFLSSIISKQQGSEVKQSEPPKTHKSKQDAPKRKTVAHVTVAHVTVGLPKTTSPATPPPQTAALDQPEARISPVAVPVPNLSKDSLLVVMIGVCIIMGTVALILAGVCWVRLQREMHLAQKVEYPAFNVMAPHSFDNTLPGDKKLAQSAQMYHYQHQKQQMLSLEKHRDEPKIPESGTTSDEENEDGDFTVYECPGLAPTGEMEVKNPLFDDSTLHIQRNHK